The Ochotona princeps isolate mOchPri1 chromosome 17, mOchPri1.hap1, whole genome shotgun sequence genome segment ACAGACGAAATTCCCAGAACTCTGGTAAGCCAGCTTCCTCAATGTCTGGAGGCCATAATTTGCACCATGAGGTAATCTCCCCAACCCTCATTGCTCCCTCTGAAGTGAACTGTCTTGCTGTGTGTGAGCTAACAAAACGAGAGGCCCACATGACAAAGAACCAAGGGAAGACTCCAGCCAACATCCAGCAAGGCCCTGACTCATGACCACAAGCACTGAGTGAGTCTGGAAGCCAGAGCACTGAGAGCTGAGACTCCAACGACTATGATGCTGATCAGCATGCCGATGCTTGCTCCAGAGAAACTGTGAGACAATAAATGTTGTGAGCTGAccttgtggcatagtgagctaaCCACTCCCTTTGACGTCAGCATGCCATAggagcaccaattcatgtcccaactactccactttctGGACATTTCAGAAGCGAACCAAAGGATAGATTCTGTCTCTTGGTTCTCAAATAAAACAGgccatgggcctggcacgatagagtagtggctaaagtccttgccttgcacgtgtcacaatcccatatgggtgccggttctaatcccggcagcccagattcccatccagctccctgcttgtggcctgggaaaggagtcaaatacagttccaaactcctggctttgcccaggcCCAGACCATATAACCGTGGTCATTGCAGGCATTAACCAAAAGatagagaatctttctctgtACTTCTaacattcaaataattaaataaattttgtttaccatatttgatttatttttagtggaaaggcagattcatagaaagaaggagatacacagagaaagatctgtctgctgcttcaagCCCCAGTtggttgcaacaaccagagctaagcctatccaaacccaggagtcaggagctgcttctgggtatcCTACGCAGACACAGGGTccaagctttaggctgtcctttaCAGTTTTCCAAAGACATAAGCAGTgagctagctggatgggaagcacggcagCCACAACAAGAACCTGGTACaagcaaggtgagcatttagctagTAACTATCATGCAGGGCCCAAAATAGAACCTTTAAAAGATGGCTCAGGCTTCTGCAGGACAGGCTAGTGGGCCTTGCCATGAACAacaaggattccatatgggcgccagttagaatcctggctgctccacttcccactgaggtccctccctgtggcctgggaaagcagtagaggatagcccaaagccttggaaccctgcaactgcctgggagacctaaaagaggcttcaggctcctggctttggatcggctcagacttgtttgttgtggccacttggggagtgaaccatcggacagaagatgttcctctctgtctctcctcctctctttgtatctgactttgcaataaaaataaataaatcttaaaaaaaaaaaaacaaaaagattgccAGAATCCCAGGTACTCCCGTGTActtctcccacccatgtgggattccaggtgGAGTGCTGACTGCAACAATTGGGATCCAGCTCCcaactgatgtgcctgggagagcagaggaagatggctcatgcCCTGCAGCCCGTACATCCATGAAGGTAATccaggagcagctcctggctcctaacttcagcctaaTCCACCCCTGCTGCGACAGCCATTATGGAGTAAACCATGGTAAGGAAgacctctcttgctctctcctttttttaacaTTACCTTCTTTGTTTAaacgattttatttatttttattggaaagggagacatacagaaagaaaaggggaaacagaaagatctcccatccactagttcactcaccaagtggctgcaacagccagagcagagctgagctgagctgaagccaggagccaggagccacttccaggtctcccaagtgggcacagagtccaaagactttgggtcatcctccactgctctccaggccacaagcagggagctggatggaagtggagccactgggattaacagcgcccatatgggatcccggggtgtgcaagcTGAAGATGCTAAcgactaagctaccatgccaggccttctctctctttcaaataaataaaataaatcatgtaaTTCTGAATGAGAGGGTATAAAAAATTCCATAAAAATAGAATtgaagggcctggcgcagtggcctaatggctaaagtcctcatcttgcatgcaccgggatcccatgtggacaccagttctaatcccggcagccctgattcccatccagctccctgcttgtggcctgggaaagcagtcaaagatggtaaaaatgcttgggatcctataccagcgtgggagacctggaggaagtttttgATGATGGTTGCTGTCCATCTTTGACTCTTTGCTCTCCCTAAGATAAAACTTCCAGACAGATGTTACACAGTAAAAGGGAAACTATTAGTACAGACCTCATCAGCAATCCTGAAGAGATATAGAGCCaactgaagaaaacaaaaggcCGGCATTGTAACCCGGCAGGTAGAGCCTCCACTTTCAtgaccagcatcccatgcagaaATGCTAGCTCAAGCACATCTAATCTGCTTTACATCCAAGTACTTCCACTCTTACCACCCATGCGGGACTCCAGGATacagtccttggctcctggctttggtctgggccagacctagccattgcaggcatttgagacgTGTACTAGCAAATGgcaaatttctctgtctctctgtgtaggTCTTCCTTTGAAACacatacttttcttttctttttcttttttttaaaagatttatttattttattacagccagatatacacagagaggaggagagtcagagaggaagatcttccgtccgatgtttcactccccaagtgagccacaacggccggtacgcgccgatccgaagccgggaacctggaacctcttctgggtctcccacgcgggtgcagggtcccaatgcattgggccgtcctcaactgccttcccaggccacaagcagggagctggatgggaagtagagctgccgggattagaaccggcgctcatatgggatcccggggctttcaaggcgaggactttagccgctaggccatgccgccgggcccaacacatacttttcttaagaattttaaaaaaggtagGTGGTGCAACAGTTTAAGTAGtataatacattttctttcttttaaaaaaaataaaaagcagaaacatTTAATTTATCCTTTCCGTTACCATATACAACATTCACTATAAGACATAAGTTCGGCACTGGTTAGGGAGGCAGCCCAAGGTCACAGTTAAACATCACTGCAATAAATACTCGTCCTTAGAAAGTTTTACAGCTGCAAAGAAGGAGACCACCACCAGACCATGTTAACACAGAAAGTCGAATTAAAAACAGCTAAGCAGGATATTCTGCAGCCCTGAGAACCaagtaaagattaaaaaaaacaaaagcggGGTGGGCAATGAAGACAAGCAAATCAGACATTTAAATCACATGTTTTCCAAAGACACTGCAtttataaaaagacaaaaacactaCAACTTTTAAATTAACTTACCCCTGAAGTAAACGAAGTTACTAGCTGCTGAATGTCACTCAAAAGCAGTCTCTTGGCTTTTTCTTACACAGCGGGCAACTTTCCTTTTAAATTCTCCATTTCTATCTTCCCTCCATTCTTTCTGGATATAAAAAGATAACAAAGATTTTTATCCAATCTCTTATAATCTCAAATACCTATTACATTTCTCATACTTTTTGCATACTTTAATATTAAAAGGTTGATAAAGAAAGTCATCAAAAATTAACTCCTGCAAGGTTCTGTGCTGAGACATTCTGGCGGAAACCTCAGACAAAACGCTTGCATAGGTAAAGCCTCTATCTGTATGTGACACTGAAGAGATttacaattttcaaataaacatttgtaCTACTTGAATGATACAATGCTTAATTTGGGAGTATGTGTGTGGCATGGatacccatttaaaaaaaaaaaaagcttcctgtTCCCAGTATGAcactctagtggctaaatcctccttgcatgcaccaggatcccttatgggcacttcTTTgttctctggctgctccactttccatctatctctctgcttgtggcctgggaaagcagtaaaggatggcctaaagccttgggtctctgcacccaagtggcggcccagaagttcctgggtccaggcttcagatggctcagctctggtcattgcagccacatgggcagcgaaacagcagacagaagatcttctctgtctctccttctctccgtaaattcacctttcaataaaaaacaaacaaatatgtttcttaaaaatgtctcctatggggcccagcggcgtagcctagtggctaaggtcctcgccttgaacgccccggaatcccatatgggtgccggttctagtcccggcagctccacttcccatccagctccctgcttgtggcctgggaaagcagtcgaggacagcccaaagctttgggagcctgcacctgctgggagacccggaagaggttcctggttcctggctttggattggcgtagcaccggccgttgtggctcacttggggagtgaaacatcggacagaagattttcctttctgtctctcttcctttctgtatgtctgactttgtaataaaaataaataaatctttaaaaacaaaagtctcCTATGTAGGCAGATCTGTtccaggcaggactacaacacctgtgggactcatgtggactagatcagggaaaagccaggctgggctgattgttcctactagtgcaagcataaattagagtgggtgagggttggctgggctttgccacagcatcagctgccagaggctggcaccaggggctaattctgtctagttaaactgcagaaccacctggagagtgcgtaatccaggaatgggagtggcctaggagggaaatagtgggagcCTCcatcttgggttatcactcccactggagagcgtgaaaaccaggaatggggcaggactggctagacagaacagcacccgcaagtatgtgtgtgggctggataatagggcaggttgggttgctctaggcttcaatgcccattgacatgtagaagagctaaataggatgtgggacagactggacaagtctgctgaacatactggcaagcatggcaaccagggtaggggcaggcctggtgggggttatagggagttgccccaactaggctgcagctcccactagtttgcgtgagggctgcgtatgaaatgggcaggatcaggctggactgcaacacccatcggtttgcatggaagacagggctggaaacaaaactgaccaagcaattgcagccaccagcatgtgcataagcttcttggggtgatggattgtacctgaccctgtactggcaagcacacacaagaatcaggtttgggatcacctcaaatgaagtttctaccgggatctctccaactgaactgccgatctcagaaccccaacaatgacgagactatgtcagccagtggattctgaagagatttcatcatgctttgagtggcgagactggcagcaattcagaactgttgaactatcaaaactgcatgagcaggaccctcggagcgtgccccacgttgggaacctggggtgggtgggaggctgggtggggcctttccctttatctcttcccttaccctgatacagaaaaaaaaatattaacgtGGAAACgtggtcttgcccacttttctgtagctcttgagcctttgtgtcctaatcaactatgtaaagattaccaaaatagggcccggcggcgtggcttagtggctaaagtcctcgccttgaacgccctgggatcccatatgggcgccggttctagtcccggcagctccacttcccatccagctccctgcctgtggcctgggaaagcagtcgaggacggcccaaagccttgggaccctgcactcgcgtgggagatctggaagaggttcctggttcccggcttcggatcggcgcagcaccgctcgttgcggctcacttggggagtgaatcatcggacagaagatcttcctctctgtctctcctcctctctgtatatctgactttgtaataaactgaataaatctttaaaaaaaaaaaagattaccaaaataaaataatttttttaaaaagtctgctaTGTCGGCAGATCTATTCCTCTCGGAGAAGCAGATGACCATACTCTCATTGCAGGACATGTGAAAATGGAACACATACCAGTGCCAGCCTAGTTTCACATGAGCAAGCTGGTAGTACTTAACAGATAAATTGACAGCCagcctgattttgtttcttttcttttcttttttgaatgtcAACCCATTCAGAGGCTGCAAAGATTTAGATACTTTCAAACCTTGTATGtatcaaagaaatacaaagaaatagaCTCATAACGGTTCCTGCCCTCAAACTGAGTCAGGTGCACCAATGAGTCAAGCATTGCGTAAACACAGATGACTTAAGAACCACGCAATAACGTAACGACAGGTTGTCATTTGGTGCCAAAAGCGCAAGTTTCAGAGTTTGAGACTTGGCTCCTCTTGTGGTTCCAGAATCCTGCACAAAATGGAGCAAGTTGCTCACGTCCTTTGATCCCCACCAGTCCACGTGAGAGACATAGACTGAGCAGCACACCCCTGCCTGCAGGCTGGCTGTCTCCACAGCCTCTTTCCCTGTATCCCAAATGTAAATGTTTCCTAAAATGATGATAAGatagatttcaaataaatacagtgaaGAGCACTAGAATTAGGAATGCTAGGATATGCAGTGGTACTAGAAGTAAAGATTCCTTCACTTAGACACTTAAACCACActgtcttcttttaagatttattaattttaatacagccagatatacacagaggaggagagacagagaggaagagcttccgtccgatgattcactccccaagtgagccgcaacgggccgatgcgcgccgatccgaagccgggaacctggaacctcttccgggtctcccacgtgggtgcagtgtcccaatgcattgggccgtcctcgactgctttcccaggccaaaagcagggagctggatgggaagtggagctgccgggattagaaccggcgcccatatgggatcccggcgctttcaaggcaaggactttagccactaggccacgccgctgggtcccaCACTGTCTTCTTATCAACACTTACCTGCCATTCATACTTCTTCGGAGAAACAAGTACCTTCGCAACGTTCTTGCTGcagttttctgctttcccaggttttcattttatgttttgatttgaaagtctgtgtgtgtgtgtgtgtgtgtgtgtgtgtgtgtgtgtgtgtgttttgagacagaaagagagaagcttCCACCTacttgtttgctccccaaatggctgcaacagctgtaggtgggccaggctgaaaccaataAGCCAGAAACTTTATCCAAGACCCATTTCTTAATTATCAATGGACAGTTGTATAGAAAACCAACGGCGTTCTCAAgtatacaaaacaaaatccaatACACTCAGGAATTACTAAATTCATAAAACAGAGCACCATgattatatttaaaaaggaattattggacagaaaaacgtatgggacatatctagacaatgagaTGATGGACTGACATTGCCTAtatcagcaatgtcagggcacacttaaatgacGGATTGATAGTCTTATGACTGCTTACGGAGGACTGTACTATTATAATGATAAGGGGTAAATCAGTCAGGGGgataggaatttggggaggggcggggaaatcccagacactatgaaattgtaccataaaatttaaaaaaaaaatctaaggcaTATATGAAAAAAAGGAACCACAGAGCTATATTATTTTTTGGTTAACAAAATGATTATAAAAAGTAGCTTTGtacaggcccagcacggtggcctagcggctaaagtcttcaccttgaaaacgtcaggatcccatatgggcaccggttctaatcctggcagctccacttcccatccagctccctgcttgtggcctgggaaagaagttaaggacggcccaaagccttgagaccctgcacttgtgtgggagacctggaggaagctcctggctcctggctccagatcagcacagcaatagccgttgcggtcacttggagagtgattcatcgaacggaagatcttccgctctctctctccttctctcagtatatctgactttgtaataaaaataaataaatctttaaaaaaatagttatgtgGAGGGAAGAGGTATGCTTTTACTTAAAACTAGAATATACATGCtttttgaaagatatttatttctaataattataTTAGTGGAGTGAGATTATGGAGAAgacaataattttcttttatagatttgtttgtttttattacaaagtcagatatacagagaggaggagagagagagaggaagatcttccgtccgatgattcactcccgaagtgaacacaacagccggtgctgtgctagttcgaagccaggaacccggaacctcttccgggtgtcccacgcaggtgagggtgccagtgctctgggccgtcctcgactgctttcccaggccacaagcagggagctggatgggaagtagagctgcgggactagaacctgcgcccatatgggaacccggggcatttaaggcgaggaccccagtcactaggccacgccgtcgggccctaagacaataatttttataaagattttttaatttaaaagtgacCATCTCTATTCTATTTATAGCAATAATACAGCATAATGtccagtaaagaaaaaaaattaaaggttacGTAGGGCATTTTCTTAACCACTCAacagccattaaaaaaacaaaagttatcAAAATTAACTGCAACTCTATcagaattatatttaaaaaattcaaaattggcAGATACCCTTTTAGGGAATATTTCCAATAAGGTCTTCAAACACAAAAGATGTACATCACTGAAAAGAAGAGTGCACAGCACCCTGTGAGCTGCAGGAGAAACACCTGAAGGAGAGGCCAGTATAGTTACACAGTGAGCTAATCActctgctgcagcccaggcatCCCGTAGGTAGCAGGTGGTTCccttggctcctccacttttgatgcaactccctgtttatgtcctgggaaggccTTGAGGGagctcttggattctggctttggactgagtCACCCGTAGCtgctgcggctacttggggagtgaaccagtgaaggatggtctctctctctctctctctctctctctctctctctctctccccctctctctctctccataaagcctgcctttcaaaaaacaataaGTAagccccccctccccaaaaaagagaaagaagaaaaagaaacaaaggaaaatgaaagaacccaaaggaaagaagaaaggaaaatggaagaacATGATACCTATTCAGCacagtgaaggattagcctagcGTCAACTTTCCCATCAGCAGAAAGTGTTAGACAATAAACTaggtaaattttattttctacctGAATTCAAATCACAAAAGTACCCACCGATAAGGGGAAGGATAAAAGCATCAAGCTCTATGAGAAGAATCAGGACTGAATCCCCACAAAGCATAGGACATTAAGTTTCAACACACAAGGAGGATACACACCAAGGCAAGGAATAACTGGGATCCAGGAGACAGAAATGGGATCCAAGCAAGAAAGGCAGTGAAGGGGAAAGTGATGCAGGACGGCCAGCCAAGGGCTGGAAGAGTCTAGGCGAGAGATTACTGCACTGAAGTGAACCCCAACAGAAATCAAGAGCTAATGTGGGCATCTTACTTAACTAGGACTagcctaaaaaacaaaacaaaacaaaacaaaacaaaacaaaacaaaacatacttCTGTTACTATACAAATctctattttaaacttttaatgtCAAGATTTATAGCTTTTGAGCCTGGCACAACAGTTCAATTGGTTAATTATCCCCCtgcaattgccaggatcccatatgggtgccagtttgtgtcctggctgccccacctcccatccagctccctgcttgtggcctgggaaagcagtggaagacggcccaaagccttgggaccctgtgcctgtgtaagagacctgcaagaagctcttgggcttcagactggctcaattcTGGAAACTGAGGTCATTTGGtaaaagaaccagtggatggaagattctgtctctcctctctataaatctgcctatgcaacaagaaaattaattaatcaaaaaaaaatttaaaactttcaatGCTGTTAGATCAAATTATTGTGCTAGTTTTACCTAAAATGAGTAGTAAGTTCAAGGGAACTATTGTGCAACATTGTAACCATAATTATAAAACATATCATATTCATTAAAATCACTAACAGTAGGTTTTTaccagagaaaagagaaacaaatatgTGAAGAAATATGTACATTCATTAAATCAATTTAGTGATTCTGCAATGTATAAATATTCACATCATGTTACAcacaaacaaaatttttttcaagaaatttgtctatatacataaacacaaagatacataaaacatacatacatacatacatacatacatataggcAGATATTAGTTCAGGTCAGGTTTTACCAAAATCaagcaggggctgggggcaggggggacGTGCATGGGACACCTACCGCAGCATCAACATTAGCAGGTGAATCTCCATTAGGGTCAGCCAACATAGAAATGACACTAATCATGATGGTTTCCACAGTGTGAATAGGTAGCCAACGTTCTTCTGGCTTTTCATAACCATATTTATCTTCCCCAGGCTCATGAAGAATAGAAATGCAAACATCACCATTCTTATCAACTGCAAAATTAGAGAGAGCCTTGTTTAGTATATCACCAATTTGGTTATACATAAAATATCTATTGCAATTGGGATTTTATTTATACAGTACCAGTGTCCAAACACTGAAAAAACACATCTTTCTCATCTTAAAACCCACTGATCCACAGTCAGTATTGTGGCAAAGTAGGCTAAGCTGTGGTCTAacacaccaacatcccacatgatgGCAGTTTTctaagtcctagttgctccatgtttgatcctgctccctgctaacgtccctggaaagttcttgggtcccttccTCAGCATGAGAGACACTGttaaagctcctggttcttggttttggtctGTTCGCAATcctagtcatttggagagtgatgtAGCAGAGGTAAGATTGATC includes the following:
- the UBE2G1 gene encoding ubiquitin-conjugating enzyme E2 G1, encoding MTELQSALLLRRQLAELNKNPVEGFSAGLIDDNDLYRWEVLIIGPPDTLYEGGVFKAHLTFPKDYPLRPPKMKFITEIWHPNVDKNGDVCISILHEPGEDKYGYEKPEERWLPIHTVETIMISVISMLADPNGDSPANVDAAKEWREDRNGEFKRKVARCVRKSQETAFE